A genomic window from Elaeis guineensis isolate ETL-2024a chromosome 3, EG11, whole genome shotgun sequence includes:
- the LOC105042351 gene encoding receptor kinase-like protein Xa21, protein MGSKVSTQGDVYSYGILLLEMFTGLRPTDDRFKDGLDLHTFVKMAYPQHVMDILDQALLLDEENGINISSCQSAVSASEEAQNCLLSIIKIGLFCTEALPQQRMNLGDVIKIMHAARETLLRDSPRESPKISQLNNYNASS, encoded by the coding sequence ATGGGCAGCAAAGTCTCTACTCAAGGGGATGTGTACAGTTATGGAATACTTTTGCTGGAGATGTTCACTGGACTAAGACCCACTGATGATAGATTTAAAGATGGTCTAGACCTTCATACTTTTGTAAAGATGGCATATCCTCAACACGTAATGGATATACTAGACCAGGCTCTACTCCTGGACGAGGAGAATGGAATAAATATATCCTCTTGTCAAAGTGCAGTCAGTGCAAGCGAGGAAGCTCAGAATTGCTTGCTATCAATCATTAAAATTGGTCTCTTCTGTACCGAGGCATTGCCACAACAACGAATGAATTTGGGAGACGTCATCAAAATAATGCACGCCGCTAGGGAGACACTTCTAAGAGATTCACCTCGTGAGAGTCCAAAAATATCTCAATTGAACAACTACAATGCATCTTCCTGA